AGGCCACCTGGCTGCGGTGAGAATAAGTCGCGGCATCTCGTCGTAAAGCGGGGTTGGGAAAAAGTGAATAGTATCTAAGTCATGTCTGCCTACATTGAAGATGATGTTCTTGCCTATCGACTTGCCGTGGGCGCCAGTGAAATTCTCAAGGGTGTCCGCAACGTAGGCCTGCTGCGTGGCCGCATTCTGGGAGATGCCGGCGACGCACTGGCACAGGAGTGGATTGCCCGCGTACTGGAGCAGCACCGTCCGGACGACGGACTGCTGTCGGAGGAAGCCGCGGATAACCGTGAGCGCCTGGACTCAAAGCGTGTGTGGATCATTGACCCACTCGATGGCACTCGAGAGTTTGCTTCGGGCCGTCAGGACTGGGCAGTTCATGTCGCTCTGGTAGAGGACGGTCAGCCGACCCACGCTGCTGTTGGTCTGCCGGATCACGGCCAGGTTTTCCACACGGGTGAGGCCAAGGCTGTGCAGGGGCCGCGTGCGGGCAAGATTGTCGTATCGCGTACTCGCCCACCGGCTGTGGCGAAGTACGTCGCTGACAAGCTGGGCATGGAGCTGGTGGAGATGGGCTCCGCTGGCGCGAAGGCAATGCACGTGCTGCTCGGTGACTACGACGCCTACATCCACGACGGTGGTCAGTACGAGTGGGACTCGGCAGCGCCGGTTGGTGTCGCTAAGTCCGCCGGTTTGCATGTCAGCCGCCTAGACGGCTCCGCGCCGACCTACAATAATGTCGATACTTTCCTGCCGGATATGCTGTTCTGCCGACCGGACCTGTCGGAGGAGATTCTGGCAGCGGTGAAGGAATTCAAGAATCAAGAGCAGAAGTAGGTAAGTTAGGGCGGCTATGACCGACTCCACTGACATCACGACACAGCCTCATCAGGGCATTAAGACTCCGTACGAGGATTTGCTGCGCGAAATTCTCGCTGACGGAGCAGCGAAATCAGACCGCACTGGCACGGGCACTCGCTCAGTGTTC
The nucleotide sequence above comes from Corynebacterium amycolatum. Encoded proteins:
- a CDS encoding 3'(2'),5'-bisphosphate nucleotidase CysQ — encoded protein: MSAYIEDDVLAYRLAVGASEILKGVRNVGLLRGRILGDAGDALAQEWIARVLEQHRPDDGLLSEEAADNRERLDSKRVWIIDPLDGTREFASGRQDWAVHVALVEDGQPTHAAVGLPDHGQVFHTGEAKAVQGPRAGKIVVSRTRPPAVAKYVADKLGMELVEMGSAGAKAMHVLLGDYDAYIHDGGQYEWDSAAPVGVAKSAGLHVSRLDGSAPTYNNVDTFLPDMLFCRPDLSEEILAAVKEFKNQEQK